TTGCATTGGCGAGGATGGGGATAAGCTGTACTCAGGAGATTCCAAACAATAGGCCTAATATAGAGTCACTGCTTCGGGAGATAAACTGTATGAAGAGTGAATGAGTGTTATTTTAGTTAGCAGAAAATGTTTCAACGTTTGTGCTGAGTATGATTCTCCGGTTAAGCTGTATCACAAGTTCACAACAGTTGGTTTTAATTTATACTCTCCCAAGAAAGAACCGGGTCGGTTTACATAATTATAGTAATTTATAGAAGATTTGATTTGATATCAATTGGAGAAGTATCATATATATCgttactagtggtattccggcgctacgcgccgggttcgtaAATTCTATTCTCTATTGaattcaaaattgttttttttttttgttatctattTGATAGTAGTTTGTATGCTTTATTCTCTGATAAGTTATCCATTTAAACACTACACGCACGAGATGTTGTTTGTTATATAATGTATGGTTTCTTTATGTGTTTGTATCAGTGAACGTAGAACATGTATTGTGTTTATATATCTTCACGGTTGGTTGTAtggttttaatatttgtattatgTGTAGGTTGTAGATTTATTGGGTGTACCATAGAAAGTGCTTTGTATGCTAGATTTACTATAAACATATTTACTATATCTTTACATATTGGTTGTAgatttatatcttttaaacatatttatttacataatacgaaaaaataaaacaacgatttactataaaaaaattaattacctAGATaggacaaaaatataatataataaaacacaacaaaatatataacctGAGTTTAAGATTGAACTCTATGAGATCTAATATCCCGTTGTTCCTAAGTAGCTAATAGAGCGGTCGGCTGTTAACTGATTGGTCGTAGGTCCGAATCCTACTTGGTTTATTTGTTAACTGATTGAatcttattttgttattttattgcttgtttttaattaactattttaaaaatattagttttatttgtgTATCAATTCTTTGTCATGATTTTCTAATAATTTCTTGCTAATTTCCCTTACCTTGAGCTTCTAccagaaagagagaaaaatcaataagatttttgttttttataactatttttaaaaaattgttttgattatgtATTAATCACTGGttgttgttttatattttttgttagtttCTCAAAACTTGAGTTTGGGACTAATAATATTGAAATAGATCAACCAacattttttgttcttttgaaaGTTCTCTATATATTATTGGATTTATGAATTGTATAATGTGTTTTCAcgaatatgttaatttttgaCTATATTCTTTACCAAGTTtaagttatattatgtattttacaATACCACTGGATTAATTTGGCAAGTTACTAAACAACTGCTTGCTAGAATCTTATACCTTGTTATGTTTGCTTTGCGTTCTTGGGATCATGTAATTGTTCAGTGTCCATATGCTCAATTACTTCTTGTGATTTGTGTAGGTAAAATGTATCTTGCATTTCGAGAACTCTGTCAAGGAATTAGTTAGATGACCATTTGCTACTTAAAACGCTATATGTCttcaggaagaaaaaaaaagtaatcatGCTAATAAGGAGTGGAAATATTTGGCAATTACTAAATCACTGTTCGTGTATCTTTGACATTGTGTTCGGCCTCTGTTGTTTTAAGGTTCTTATTTGAGTTTCTACATCTAGAATCATTTCCAGATTGTTACGTCTCGTGATGAGAGCATCTTTTCCTTTGCATTTTTTGTCATCATTACttattgtttttagttttttactaGACATAGTGAACTCTGTTTGATTGTACATGAACACATCAAccttttaaaatgttaaatgtaTAGAAGTACTATTTTCAAGGTTTGTTAATTAGTAATAATTCCATTACACAATAACACAAATCCATTGTTACTGACCTGCTGAAACAGACTTGAATAGTTTTTTACAATCTTTCATACTTATTTTGGTCCTGGAACTGCCCTTCTACTGAAACATAAAGCAAGATATTGTCATAAACAGGACACTGAGAAATTGTTGTAATAGCATTGTTATTTTCTATAAACTCTATAACCATTATTTATTGGCAAACTACAACTTACGGTAACTCTAAAACTAAGAGAGAATCATGAAGCTGTGATTCGGtagtagttaaaaaaaagaCTATCAGTTAGTCATTTCATATATTGAACCGTAATGAGACTGTCCACCTTTCAAATTGCAAAAGGAATGGTGAATGAGTCAACTGATCAACCACCTCGAACCAGGGTCGTAAGCATGCATCTCTTGTAACTTCAGGAGTTTCTTGTGGGTTTCCTGGATTCAGAAATGCTCAACAATTAAAACCAATCATATATTTTCATGattcatgaaaataaataaataagagtgTGTCGTCACGGTCTCCACCTATAGAAGAAGAGAACTGAATGAGAGGTGCATTGTAATGACCATGCTCGATCCAAATGTTATTCGGAGCCGTGCCAAAACGTCTCAAGAATTTCCGAACtccttttcagttttttttcatGGAAGTAGCTCATACCCACTCTCATTTTCTTGTGGTGTAGGTGGAATTCTTCAGATTTTCATCCATGACAAAAGCAGCTTGAATCTGGTGAAACAAATACATAGCTTTAGTATATCTCATGCAATAAAGAAAGCTTTACAGAGAGTTCTTTGTTTGTGTATAACTCTTGTTCGGAGCTTCATCGAGTCCGTGTTATCAGTAGGAGTAATGTTCTTCGCATATAACTGTGTAAAACAATCACATATCATGATAACATTGCAAAAACAAATCAGTAATCAAGTGTCAGTAACTTGGGAAAAAAGTCTACAGACCTTCCAAACTTTTGGAGCAAAGACCAATGATTACATTGTGTGGGATGAGCAGTTAATACCAAGTCAACATGCTGATTCTTGAGAGCATCAAACACCTACTCAGAAGTCTTTTTGGCAGCAAGAGACTCTTGAGAGTCTCTTCAATGTCGGAGTCTATTGTTGCAGGGGCCTGATCTATGAACATATCAATCGAACATTAAAGATACATAGAGAACACAGGAAGTTAAGATTTTGCAAGTTACTTTACATGAAAATCTGTAGACAATTATAGATTATGTGGAATGAACTTCTGAGAGCTTCTTAAAAAGTTGAAACAAATACGAAATATTTATCTAATTCATGATGCAGAGCTCAAAAACTCATAACCTCAAGGGAAGGGAGAAGAAAATGTATATCAGCAAAGATCTGTCAAATCTTCTTACTACATGATTAAGGTAAAAAGAGGAGTCAAACCTTATCATCAAGCAGAAGCAGGTGAAGTTCCATCAGCTCCCCTCCTTTCCGTGCTTCCCATAAACGCTGAAGACGCGTCACCACCGTTTGAGAGACACGAACGGACTTCAAATcaaatatatgggctgaaaccattGTTGCTGGTTGTTTGCATAAGGAAGCAGAACGGTTGTATTAGGCGTAGCAGTGAGATTCTGAGTTTTCTTCATCCATATTTACGTTGAGCAAATTAGGGATTAGTGATTGAAGTTAGGTAAGGGGTAATTAAATCATGAGAGCTTGAATGAAAGAGTTAATGGTGAATTTTAATAATAAGATTAAtttcaatggcttagaaaaGAGTTACGTTTCAGCTATGGCAAATCCGGTGAAGGTATTCGAGCAGACAGCCATGGTTGAAGAAGGAGTGAGATTACGTTAGGCTTGTTGTGTTTGTGAATTGGGCCTCATCATTTCAATACTAACGTAAACGGCCCACACTGAAATTGAGTTAACTTTCTTACGGGAAATGAGAACGCTGACGTGTCCTGTTTTGCCCCAGTCTCCCAAATGATGTGGCAGCCTAATGAGGGAGAAAAGTctcctttattattatagatagatagatagatattcTTTGCaccgttaattttttttttcaattttctataaattttttattttattttaatggacGATTCCCTATTTTTCACTCCTTTTTCTCTTAAGGTTATGCTATTTTGCTCGTCTGCAAAGCAAATTGTCCATAAATACTAAGTAGAGAAACGATCTTAATTAAGCACTTATATTGTACAATTTATTAGTTAtagtaataattatattatttcactaaaatcatatttaaaaaagcTATCCTATTTTTGTGGGACTTTCTCTTAATGTTGCTTGTCTGCAAAGCAAACTGACCATAAATACTAAGGTGTGAATGCATGGAAATATGTAATGATCTCTATaacaaatatgaaatataaagtatatagtAAAACTGTAAAAGTATTATAGTAGTTAGAGAAAAGAAGATCGGCTCGTGCCAtatagcttcagtatatatacaCATGTACCAAACGGACTCATCCATTCACTTTCATCAGAGCTCAGAAAATCTAAAGACACAAATCACTTTCTCTCTAGTttaatttttcgtttttgtttatTATGTCTACACTCTCATCAACAGAAACAATGTCAGAGCAATGTCCCTTCGACGATGGTGTTTACGACTGTGTAAAGAAAGTGATTATAGGAGAAGACTCTCAGGGCGTCGCTTACATAACGATCCAGTACGTGCGAAATGGAGATGTCGTGCAGCTAGAACATGGAAGCGAAAGAGGAACACAAATCACTGAGGtaatatttggattttttttaatatcagtatatattagtcataaactttgtttatttttgtttgctgtttgttttctgtttgactcaatatttttaaattttaagaccGAGTTCGAAGTTAAGGACCCAGACGAATACATCACATGCATTGAGGGAACATGGGGAGAAGCTAACCGATACGATAGTGATATCCATATGTGGAATCAAACGCTTAGTCGTACGGTGACAGAGCTTCAATTCAAGACATCACACGGGAGAACATCTCAGAAGTTTGGTAAGCCTGGCGCTGACAGCTTCGAGTTCAAGTTGGAGGGCAACAATGGAACGAAGCTTGTTGGGCTTCTTGGAAGCTCTGGTCGTTTTCTTGACGAGATAGAAGCTAACTTTGACGTGGTTTCTTCTGCTTTAAAGCAGTTAGAACCTCAAGGTGGGTCCGATGGACATTCTTGGGATGATGGGGCTTATGACGGTCTGAGGAAAGTGTGTATTGGAGAAGATGGTGGCCGTGTGAGCTCCGTTGAGTTTGTGTATGCCAAGGGAGACCAACGTATAACTCATTGTCACGGCATGGATTCAAATGAACGTAAAGAGGTGGAATAAacacatttaatttttaaaatgttctttaaaataatatttatctatCTCTctaattaaaaatgtttttttttgtgcagtTTGAGCTGGAGTATGAAGATGGTGAATATATAATATCCGTGGAGGGAACTATCGATGATGATGGTTTTGTCTCCTCTTTAATCTTCAACACATCAATGACTAGAAGCTCTGAGGAGTTTGGAAAAGCGGTTGCTAACAACAAGTTCTTCCTCAAGCCAATAGGGTTTCATAAGCTTGTCGGCTTCCGAGGAAGGTCCTGCGTTGATCGTATCAATGCTCTAGGTGCAAATTTCGCTGTGGTGGTAGCTCCTCCAGTCATGAAACTACAAGCACAAGGTACTAACTCTGGTGAAGAGTGGGATGATGGGATCCACGACAATGTTCGTATGATAATCGTATCATACGGCCACGAATCTGTGCTATCGG
The Brassica napus cultivar Da-Ae chromosome A1, Da-Ae, whole genome shotgun sequence DNA segment above includes these coding regions:
- the LOC106376540 gene encoding jacalin-related lectin 45-like, whose product is MSTLSSTETMSEQCPFDDGVYDCVKKVIIGEDSQGVAYITIQYVRNGDVVQLEHGSERGTQITETEFEVKDPDEYITCIEGTWGEANRYDSDIHMWNQTLSRTVTELQFKTSHGRTSQKFGKPGADSFEFKLEGNNGTKLVGLLGSSGRFLDEIEANFDVVSSALKQLEPQGGSDGHSWDDGAYDGLRKVCIGEDGGRVSSVEFVYAKGDQRITHCHGMDSNERKEFELEYEDGEYIISVEGTIDDDGFVSSLIFNTSMTRSSEEFGKAVANNKFFLKPIGFHKLVGFRGRSCVDRINALGANFAVVVAPPVMKLQAQGTNSGEEWDDGIHDNVRMIIVSYGHESVLSVTFEYANGTETVVGDARGDVDEIGDRKEFKLCDNNEYITSVEGFFGEKLLTSETADEYESIYYKMKRLDFITNITAYSVLENDPSEGYVDVVPFKLEEKDHKIVGFHGKSTELSLQQIGVYVKPIDDA